Proteins found in one Paenibacillus dendritiformis genomic segment:
- a CDS encoding DNA-directed RNA polymerase subunit beta: MSDEKRLPDFEPDQQDISLQRIARRRGEETVPGDPRNADAPRPAQHSGAAERTTARKPQRRNDTERTEGQSNGTAKKKSRSSVKWLVRLVIVPLTCVLTLIAGLITGYVVVGKGTVAEALNFDTWRHLFQLVFA; the protein is encoded by the coding sequence ATGAGTGACGAGAAGAGGCTGCCGGATTTCGAGCCGGATCAGCAGGATATCTCGCTGCAGCGCATTGCGCGCAGACGGGGAGAGGAGACGGTTCCGGGGGATCCAAGGAATGCGGATGCACCGAGGCCGGCTCAGCATAGCGGAGCGGCGGAGCGGACGACCGCACGCAAGCCGCAGCGCCGTAATGATACAGAGAGAACAGAGGGACAATCCAACGGAACGGCGAAAAAGAAGTCGCGCAGTTCGGTCAAATGGTTGGTCCGTCTGGTTATTGTTCCGCTGACGTGCGTTTTGACGCTGATTGCAGGGTTGATTACCGGATACGTCGTCGTAGGTAAGGGCACGGTGGCGGAAGCGCTCAATTTTGATACGTGGAGACACCTGTTTCAACTGGTGTTTGCCTGA
- the csaB gene encoding polysaccharide pyruvyl transferase CsaB, which produces MAAEVRSIALSGYYGFGNSGDEAVLLSILTALERAGQEEGLRIQPIVLSGDPVTTSRLYGVQAAHRMKPGELLGAIRECDGLISGGGSLLQDATSWKTIPYYLAVLKLAQWFRKPTFIYAQGVGPVGRQAFYPYIRRVFNKSAYLSVRDAESAELLARMGLGRERIDVVPDPVMGLELPQGRGAMKENGPHAEGDGQGFDMAGRPIVGVSLRFWKDDRSDMRAIAELLKQAARKRPVHLRMLPFHGEADTEASQYVMDLLREEVPVWTGDADSAQGDEAEAGGSVMSLCPAREHPQAMLYEVSRCRALVGMRLHSLIYAASQDVPMAGISYDPKIDQFLHRLGMTAAGSTDSLDSEAAADELVKLLDGADSWREAHRNAIEALKREAMTPAQNIVRKLLEKK; this is translated from the coding sequence ATGGCGGCCGAAGTTCGAAGCATAGCGCTGTCCGGCTATTACGGATTCGGCAACAGCGGAGACGAGGCCGTGCTGCTCTCGATTCTGACCGCGCTGGAGCGGGCGGGCCAGGAGGAAGGCCTCCGGATTCAGCCAATCGTGCTGTCCGGCGATCCGGTGACGACCTCTAGGCTGTACGGGGTGCAAGCCGCTCATCGGATGAAGCCGGGCGAGCTGCTCGGCGCAATTCGCGAATGCGACGGTCTCATCAGCGGTGGCGGCAGTCTGCTGCAGGATGCGACAAGCTGGAAGACGATCCCTTATTATTTGGCGGTATTGAAGCTGGCGCAGTGGTTCCGCAAGCCGACCTTTATTTACGCGCAGGGGGTGGGGCCGGTCGGAAGACAGGCCTTCTACCCTTATATCCGCCGCGTGTTCAACAAATCGGCCTATCTCTCCGTCCGCGATGCGGAGTCGGCGGAATTGCTGGCCCGCATGGGCTTGGGCCGGGAACGCATCGATGTCGTTCCCGATCCGGTCATGGGGCTGGAGCTTCCGCAAGGCCGGGGTGCCATGAAGGAGAACGGACCACATGCCGAAGGGGACGGGCAGGGCTTCGATATGGCTGGCCGCCCGATTGTCGGGGTATCGCTTCGCTTCTGGAAGGACGATCGTTCGGATATGCGGGCGATTGCGGAGCTGCTGAAGCAGGCGGCTCGCAAGCGTCCTGTGCATCTGCGCATGCTCCCGTTCCACGGGGAGGCCGATACGGAAGCGTCGCAGTATGTCATGGACCTGCTGCGAGAAGAGGTTCCGGTCTGGACCGGGGATGCAGATTCCGCCCAAGGGGATGAGGCAGAGGCGGGCGGCTCGGTGATGAGCCTGTGCCCGGCCCGGGAGCATCCGCAGGCAATGCTGTACGAGGTCAGCCGCTGCCGTGCGCTCGTTGGCATGCGCCTGCATTCGCTTATCTATGCCGCTTCCCAGGACGTTCCGATGGCCGGCATATCCTACGATCCGAAGATCGACCAGTTCCTCCACCGGCTTGGCATGACGGCAGCCGGTTCGACGGACAGCCTCGACAGCGAAGCTGCGGCTGATGAATTGGTGAAGCTGCTGGATGGTGCCGACAGCTGGCGGGAGGCCCATCGGAACGCGATTGAAGCGTTGAAGCGCGAAGCGATGACTCCTGCGCAGAACATCGTCCGCAAGCTGCTCGAGAAGAAATAA
- a CDS encoding flagellar hook-basal body protein: MNQTMIAAAVSMNGLQRKLDIIADNVANLNTKGYKRKTASFADVLTNVQQHNDDFRQPGRVTPMGYTLGYGSMLTGLSRDMSQGSLQHTGVSTDVALQGNALFEVGTPTGTAWMREGSFHYIIDGDERILTSAEGHPVMSTNDTEIRIPAGYEMKIDEAGRVFGVKTGEPDEELGQIKVVRPLKPELLVQTENNLYVLPQGADRNTIVETLNLTGDRSDPNAPHVYVMQGMLEESNVSMADEMAELIQAQRAYQLASRALMSGDAMWGLANSLRA; encoded by the coding sequence ATGAATCAGACGATGATAGCGGCTGCAGTCTCGATGAATGGCCTTCAGCGGAAGCTGGACATCATCGCGGACAATGTGGCGAACTTGAATACGAAGGGCTACAAACGCAAGACGGCATCCTTCGCCGACGTGCTGACGAACGTGCAGCAGCATAATGATGACTTCCGTCAGCCTGGGCGGGTCACTCCGATGGGATATACGCTCGGCTACGGTTCCATGCTGACCGGGCTGAGCCGCGACATGAGCCAAGGCTCGCTGCAGCATACCGGGGTCAGCACCGATGTGGCCTTGCAGGGGAACGCTTTATTCGAAGTGGGGACCCCAACCGGCACGGCATGGATGCGCGAAGGTTCTTTCCATTATATAATAGATGGGGATGAACGGATTCTTACTTCCGCTGAAGGTCATCCCGTCATGAGCACGAACGATACGGAGATTCGCATTCCGGCAGGCTATGAGATGAAGATCGATGAGGCCGGCCGGGTGTTCGGCGTGAAGACAGGCGAACCGGACGAGGAGCTCGGACAGATTAAGGTTGTCCGGCCATTGAAGCCGGAGCTGCTCGTGCAGACGGAGAATAATCTGTATGTGCTACCGCAGGGAGCCGACCGGAACACGATCGTGGAGACCTTGAATCTGACCGGGGATCGTTCGGATCCGAATGCGCCTCACGTCTATGTGATGCAGGGCATGCTGGAAGAATCGAACGTGTCGATGGCGGACGAGATGGCGGAATTGATTCAGGCGCAGCGGGCCTATCAGTTGGCTTCGCGGGCATTGATGTCGGGTGATGCGATGTGGGGGCTGGCCAATAGTCTGCGTGCGTAA
- a CDS encoding DUF5693 family protein: MLQQLERWNRRMKKWLWLLVIVGLVAAIPVAVQRVQTEQSSNQVELVVNYRNLVEVAAYAPHPANYMNEQLDRLKEAGVVSMAMFESSLAELRNANRVLLYSSQDAALLDQKTPPLNENYTYVLFTSPEYAERLSPMIEKTFLGLDINVRLWSGKNGLIIEAPVESASMKPLPQDPIAVEQLLAKGFHIVPRLSDALPYNQEQVEALLKSYHDIGVKTIIFDGESVKGFNDDLEMNSLTAFADLLKKYDIAIAAIEGLKVDQKGMNRLAYLTDYNAIRLHSITDQEAFNEPDVLGDRLSLATKDRNIRMIYFNIGVKKDFTKAEIVNSIDNMLHSLKEPGHAIASIEANGYTLGQAEAFHVVDAPWQRYAKLLVVIGGVAMIALMISFFVPYVMLPAFLIGLIGSAGLFVLKPNLLEQALALGVAISAPTIAMVLAVRRVDMSPTVTAGGARLAKALGLFLRTTVLSLMAVPFVIALLNNITYSLVLEQFRGVSLLHFVPIVLTALYVFLYRGESVFKEGKRWLFTPITVLWVLALGVVGAVGLFYLSRTGNAGTLLPGEATFRALLENTIGVRPRNKEFLMAHPLLIAGAFIAYRYRFGVYLFIIGSIGQLSMVDTFAHIHTPVIISLIRTVLGIGLGIVVALIFVLIWNIIERCWEAWRPKFEA; this comes from the coding sequence GTGCTTCAACAGTTGGAAAGATGGAACCGCCGCATGAAAAAGTGGCTGTGGCTGCTTGTCATCGTCGGATTGGTGGCTGCCATACCGGTTGCTGTCCAGCGGGTTCAGACGGAGCAATCGTCGAATCAAGTAGAATTGGTCGTGAATTATCGTAACCTGGTGGAGGTTGCCGCATACGCGCCTCATCCGGCGAATTATATGAATGAACAGCTCGATCGGTTGAAGGAAGCCGGCGTCGTATCGATGGCCATGTTCGAGAGCTCGTTGGCCGAGCTTCGCAATGCCAACCGCGTCCTGCTGTATAGTTCTCAGGATGCGGCTTTGCTTGATCAGAAGACGCCGCCTCTCAATGAAAATTATACATATGTGCTCTTCACGAGTCCGGAGTATGCGGAGCGGTTGTCCCCGATGATCGAGAAAACGTTCCTCGGTCTTGATATTAATGTGCGTTTGTGGAGCGGGAAGAACGGCCTCATTATCGAGGCGCCTGTAGAGAGCGCGTCCATGAAGCCGCTGCCGCAGGATCCGATTGCGGTCGAGCAGCTGCTCGCCAAGGGCTTCCACATCGTGCCGCGGCTGTCCGACGCGCTCCCGTACAATCAGGAGCAGGTGGAAGCGCTGCTGAAGAGCTACCACGATATCGGCGTGAAGACGATTATTTTCGACGGCGAGTCGGTCAAGGGCTTCAATGATGATCTGGAAATGAATAGCTTGACTGCATTTGCCGATTTGTTGAAAAAATATGATATCGCGATTGCCGCCATTGAAGGCTTGAAAGTGGATCAAAAAGGAATGAACAGGCTGGCCTATTTGACGGACTATAATGCCATCCGCCTGCACTCCATTACCGATCAGGAAGCGTTCAATGAGCCGGATGTGCTGGGTGACCGCTTGTCTCTCGCGACCAAGGACCGGAATATTCGGATGATTTATTTCAATATCGGGGTGAAGAAAGACTTCACCAAAGCGGAAATCGTCAATTCGATTGATAATATGCTTCACAGCTTGAAGGAACCGGGCCATGCCATTGCCTCGATTGAAGCCAATGGATATACGTTAGGGCAGGCGGAAGCGTTCCATGTCGTCGATGCGCCATGGCAGCGCTATGCGAAGCTGCTGGTCGTCATCGGCGGAGTCGCGATGATCGCGCTTATGATCTCGTTCTTCGTTCCTTACGTGATGCTGCCGGCCTTCCTTATCGGCTTGATCGGCAGCGCAGGCTTGTTCGTATTGAAGCCGAATCTGCTGGAGCAGGCGCTCGCTCTGGGCGTCGCCATCAGCGCGCCGACGATCGCGATGGTGCTGGCTGTCCGCCGGGTCGATATGAGTCCTACGGTTACCGCAGGGGGAGCCCGGTTGGCCAAAGCGCTCGGATTGTTCCTTCGTACGACGGTATTGTCGCTGATGGCGGTTCCGTTCGTAATTGCGCTGTTGAATAATATTACGTACAGCCTGGTGCTGGAGCAGTTCCGCGGCGTCAGCCTGCTTCATTTCGTGCCGATTGTGTTGACCGCGCTGTATGTGTTCCTGTATCGCGGCGAATCGGTGTTCAAGGAAGGCAAGCGTTGGCTGTTCACTCCGATTACGGTATTGTGGGTCCTCGCTTTGGGCGTCGTTGGCGCAGTCGGGCTGTTCTACCTGTCCCGCACCGGCAATGCCGGGACGCTGCTTCCGGGGGAAGCGACCTTCCGGGCGCTGCTGGAAAATACGATTGGCGTCCGTCCGCGTAATAAGGAGTTCCTGATGGCCCATCCGCTGCTGATTGCGGGCGCCTTCATTGCTTACCGTTATCGCTTCGGCGTCTATCTGTTCATTATCGGATCGATTGGCCAACTGTCCATGGTGGATACGTTCGCCCATATCCATACCCCGGTCATTATTTCGCTCATTCGCACGGTATTGGGCATCGGGCTTGGCATCGTGGTTGCCCTTATCTTCGTGCTGATATGGAATATCATTGAAAGGTGTTGGGAGGCATGGCGGCCGAAGTTCGAAGCATAG
- a CDS encoding flagellar hook-basal body protein yields the protein MIRGLYTAASGMVTQQRRHDTVTNNVANLQTPGYKAVTEVSRSFPEMLLTLMGNDPAQGQTIGRLNTGVFAEESRLIFMQGELMETKQPGDFALLSNIQVPGVTFDATGKGQDANGNPVFQPEAFFTVQAGDEIMYTRDGRFHVNEQNELVTSDGSLVLNRNNAPIVLENGQPLEFIQVNGEGQLIDTRTRTPIAGGELLISRIDNPNDLLRAGNGRFRLQQGAAQGTPVAAGDAVEVRQGVVERSNVDPAQSMVDMMTAYRAYEANQKVVQFYDRTLDKTVNEVGRV from the coding sequence ATGATTAGAGGATTATACACTGCTGCTTCGGGTATGGTTACCCAGCAGCGCCGGCATGACACAGTGACGAATAACGTGGCTAACCTGCAGACGCCAGGTTATAAGGCGGTTACCGAAGTAAGCCGCTCCTTTCCTGAGATGCTGCTGACCTTGATGGGCAACGATCCGGCCCAAGGCCAGACGATCGGCCGGTTGAACACGGGCGTATTCGCTGAAGAGAGCCGCTTGATCTTCATGCAGGGCGAGCTGATGGAGACGAAGCAGCCGGGCGACTTCGCGCTGCTCTCTAATATCCAGGTGCCGGGCGTTACCTTCGATGCGACGGGCAAGGGCCAGGATGCGAACGGCAATCCTGTATTCCAGCCGGAAGCTTTTTTTACGGTGCAGGCCGGGGATGAGATCATGTATACCCGTGACGGCCGTTTTCATGTGAATGAGCAAAATGAACTGGTGACGTCGGATGGTTCATTGGTGCTGAACCGCAATAATGCGCCGATCGTCCTGGAGAATGGACAACCTCTGGAGTTCATCCAGGTGAACGGAGAGGGCCAACTGATCGATACCCGGACCCGCACGCCGATCGCAGGCGGGGAGCTGCTGATTAGCCGCATCGACAATCCGAATGATCTGCTTCGGGCCGGCAATGGCCGCTTCCGGCTGCAGCAGGGCGCTGCCCAGGGGACCCCGGTGGCCGCAGGCGATGCCGTGGAGGTTCGCCAAGGCGTGGTGGAGCGTTCCAACGTGGATCCGGCACAATCGATGGTGGATATGATGACGGCATACCGTGCCTATGAAGCGAATCAGAAGGTTGTGCAGTTCTATGACAGAACGCTGGACAAGACGGTCAATGAAGTGGGCCGAGTCTAA
- a CDS encoding CDP-alcohol phosphatidyltransferase family protein, translating to MNLPNALTMVRFVLIPVFLTLFFFGERFAAFGIWLLAGVTDILDGYLARKHNMVTSVGMMLDPLADKLMMLTVMLSLLWAGDLSIAAALAMLVRDAGMIAGAALMHFKGKRTVPANWMGKLTTVLYYIAILFIYFQWPQAHAILWGVILFSFVTTFMYLVLVVRVNRKSEA from the coding sequence TTGAATTTGCCTAATGCGCTGACCATGGTTCGATTTGTTCTTATCCCCGTCTTTTTGACTTTGTTCTTCTTCGGTGAGCGGTTCGCCGCGTTCGGAATCTGGCTGTTGGCGGGAGTGACGGATATCCTGGACGGGTATTTGGCCCGCAAGCATAATATGGTGACTTCGGTAGGGATGATGCTTGATCCGTTGGCAGACAAGCTGATGATGTTGACGGTCATGCTGTCATTGCTATGGGCCGGCGATCTGTCGATTGCCGCGGCGCTGGCGATGCTGGTGCGCGATGCGGGGATGATTGCGGGAGCGGCGTTGATGCATTTTAAGGGCAAGCGGACGGTTCCTGCCAATTGGATGGGCAAGCTGACGACGGTATTGTATTATATCGCCATTTTGTTCATCTATTTTCAATGGCCGCAAGCGCATGCCATCTTATGGGGCGTCATCCTGTTCTCCTTCGTCACGACCTTCATGTATCTGGTGCTCGTCGTCCGCGTGAACCGAAAGAGCGAAGCATAA
- the fabZ gene encoding 3-hydroxyacyl-ACP dehydratase FabZ has product MLNIEQIQEIIPHRYPFLLVDRIVELEEGKRAVGIKNVTMNEPHFAGHFPGYPVMPGVLIVEALAQVGAVAILKLEQNQGKLAFFAGIDHFRFRGQVVPGDTLTLSVEITRLKGSVGKGQAVAKVGDQVVAEGELMFALADRT; this is encoded by the coding sequence ATGCTGAATATTGAACAAATTCAAGAAATTATCCCTCACCGCTATCCATTTCTTCTGGTGGATCGGATTGTGGAGCTGGAAGAAGGCAAACGCGCGGTAGGCATCAAAAATGTCACGATGAACGAGCCGCATTTCGCCGGACATTTTCCGGGTTATCCGGTCATGCCTGGCGTATTGATTGTGGAAGCGTTGGCTCAGGTCGGGGCCGTCGCGATTTTGAAGCTGGAGCAGAACCAAGGAAAGCTGGCCTTCTTCGCCGGCATCGATCATTTCCGGTTCCGCGGGCAGGTTGTGCCTGGGGATACGCTGACGCTGTCGGTCGAGATTACCCGTCTCAAAGGAAGCGTCGGCAAAGGGCAAGCCGTAGCCAAGGTTGGCGACCAAGTTGTCGCGGAAGGCGAATTGATGTTCGCTCTGGCGGACCGCACGTAA